Proteins from a genomic interval of Amphiura filiformis chromosome 9, Afil_fr2py, whole genome shotgun sequence:
- the LOC140160084 gene encoding uncharacterized protein, whose translation MGIAESFLKNEECINVNGYKWVGKNRSCKGGGGIGFLVSDQVNIVDDNLCNSQSDEYERLWLKIDIDKVTALHVAVAYFPVQGTNTELVNDLYNQLLADIIQIENSNCGVDPHILLMGDFNGRIGDVIYGGDPVRNSNGELLLEFVDNAHLEILNCNRKCKGKITWFRHPYSSTIDYFLSSNITEKYIVDMLVDEERHLNIGSDHNMLITNIKFNANENNWSNEHHESIDCNSSYCWNICKDFDWRLYQNVINEAFVNWNPADFQDVNSLWDNWKDKLITISSDIIGFKDNEKKLKHWWCKSIDEAIKERKEACKEHRKWSKYERDNKEKGDQLWEDYKLKKQSVKTLIHQKITQMRFDRSVKIANAGGPSSRDFWKELRGTPKKESLLSLKLPDSDKVVSDKNVMKHSIMHYWHTLGKMDKALSSNNEHDNEVDKLVNNIRRNNFITNLNVQDLIMDDIVILFNDVKEAISDSKNNKSPGLDLITNELLKNGGDGLVNSLTKLFNRLMVLEDNDILSEIQGGFRKDHRCEDHVLSLKGIAATRLAENKNTYMAFLDFRKAFDTVWRNGLLSVAWNLGIRGRLGIS comes from the exons ATGGGTATTGCAGAGTCATTCCTGAAAAATGAGGAATGTATCAATGTAAATGGTTATAAATGGGTTGGTAAGAACCGTAGTTGTAAAGGCGGAGGAGGTATAGGCTTCCTAGTATCAGATCAGGTGAATATTGTTGATGACAATTTATGTAACTCCCAATCAGATGAATACGAGAGACTTTGGttgaaaattgatattgataAAGTTACGGCTTTGCATGTTGCAGTAGCTTATTTTCCTGTTCAAGGTACTAATACTGAACTTGTCAATGATCTTTATAACCAGCTGCTTGCTGATATCATTCAAATTGAAAATTCAAATTGTGGGGTTGATCCTCATATTCTTTTGATGGGAGATTTTAACGGAAGAATCGGAGATGTCATTTATGGAGGTGATCCTGTTAGAAATAGCAACGGTGAGCTTTTACTAGAATTTGTCGATAACGCTCACTTAGAAATCTTGAATTGTAACCGAAAGTGTAAGGGAAAAATTACTTGGTTTAGACATCCTTATTCAAGCACAATTGATTATTTTCTTTCATCAAATATTACTGAGAAATATATTGTTGACATGCTGGTAGACGAGGAACGCCATCTAAACATTGGTAGTGATCACAATATGCTTATCACAAACATCAAATTCAATGCTAATGAGAACAATTGGTCTAATGAACACCATGAATCGATTGATTGTAATTCATCCTATTGTTGGAATATTTGTAAAGATTTTGATTGGCGTTTATATCAGAATGTCATCAATGAGGCTTTTGTCAATTGGAATCCTGCTGATTTCCAGGATGTGAATAGTCTTTGGGACAATTGGAAAGATAAGCTTATTACCATTTCCTCTGATATTATTGGTTTTAAAGATAATGAAAAGAAATTGAAGCATTGGTGGTGTAAATCTATTGACGAAGCaataaaagaaaggaaagaagctTGCAAAGAACATCGTAAATGGTCTAAGTATGAAAGAGATAATAAAGAAAAGGGTGACCAATTGTGGGAAGATTACAAACTTAAGAAGCAGAGCGTGAAAACCCTCATTCATCAGAAAATCACTCAAATGAGATTTGATAGAAGTGTGAAGATCGCGAATGCAGGGGGTCCTTCTTCAAGAGATTTTTGGAAAGAATTGAGAGGTACCCCTAAAAAAGAATCTTTATTATCTCTTAAACTTCCTGATTCGGATAAAGTGGTTTCTGACAAGAATGTAATGAAACATTCTATTATGCATTATTGGCATACACTTGGTAAAATGGATAAGGCACTGAGCAGTAATAATGAACATGATAATGAAGTTGATAAGTTGGTGAATAACATTAGGCGCAACAATTTTATTACAAACCTGAATGTACAAGATTTGATAATGGATGATATTGTAATTTTATTCAATGATGTCAAAGAAGCCATTTCAGACTCTAAGAATAACAAATCACCAGGTTTGGATCTTATTACAAACGAGCTTCTCAAAAATGGCGGTGATGGTCTGGTTAATTCACTTACAAAACTTTTTAATAGGCTTATGGTTTTAGAAG ATAATGATATCCTTTCGGAAATCCAGGGCGGTTTTCGGAAAGATCATAGATGCGAAGATCACGTTTTATCACTTAAAGGTATAGCCGCTACTAGGCTTGCTGAGAATAAGAACACATATATGGCATTCCTGGATTTCCGAAAGGCATTTGACACCGTTTGGAGAAATGGTCTTTTATCAGTCGCTTGGAATTTAGGCATAAGAGGAAGACTTGGAATATCTTAA